The Pyrus communis chromosome 2, drPyrComm1.1, whole genome shotgun sequence genome includes a window with the following:
- the LOC137725854 gene encoding mitochondrial arginine transporter BAC1-like isoform X1, with the protein MADNSGYKEYVAGLIAGVATVGIGHPFDTVKVKMQKHNTSAHGITYRNSLHCTARILRTEGIKGLYRGATSSFVGMAFESSLVFGMYSQIKQSLQGSAQGAGPQPQVIIPSAAFSGSVISFILCPSELVKCRMQIQGTDSMVPMSRRYGNPLDCVLTTVKNDGVRGIFRGGFTTLLRECIGNAVFFSVYEYVRYHMHLQLKSASTDHRNLIDVGVGIASGGLGGIAFWLAVLPLDVAKTIIQTTTDKNAARNPFQILSSIYRRAGLKGCYIGLGPTIIRAFPANAAAIVTWELAIKLLGIKRD; encoded by the exons atggCGGACAACTCTGGTTACAAGGAGTACGTTGCGGGCTTGATCGCCGGCGTGGCCACCGTTGGAATCGGCCATCCCTTTGACACCGTCAAG GTTAAGATGCAAAAACACAACACTTCAGCACACGGGATTACGTACAGGAATAGTTTGCATTGCACTGCAAGGATACTAAGGACTGAAGGT aTTAAAGGACTTTACAGAGGGGCAACATCATCTTTTGTGGGGATGGCTTTTGAGAGTTCACTTGTTTTCGGCATGTATTCCCAGATCAAACAGTCACTGCAG GGAAGTGCCCAAGGTGCAGGTCCACAGCCCCAAGTCATAATTCCATCTGCTGCTTTTAGTGGATCAGTCATCAGTTTTATATTATGCCCCTCGGAGCTGGTGAAG TGTAGGATGCAAATTCAAGGCACGGACTCTATGGTCCCAATGTCTAGAAGATATGGCAATCCTCTTGATTGTGTCCTTACAACTGTGAAAAATGATGGG GTTAGAGGAATTTTTCGAGGAGGTTTTACGACATTGTTAAGAGAATGTATTGGAAATGCGGTCTTCTTCAGCGTTTATGAGTATGTCCGCTATCACATGCATTTACAATTGAAATCTGCTTCAACTGACCACAGAAACTTGATTGACGTGGGAGTTGGGATTGCTAGTGGTGGCCTTGGTGGTATAGCA TTTTGGTTGGCTGTTCTACCCTTGGACGTGGCAAAAACCATAATTCAGACGACTACAGATAAGAACGCTGCAAGAAATCCATTTCAAATCTTGAGCTCG ATTTACAGAAGGGCTGGATTGAAAGGATGCTATATTGGCTTGGGTCCTACTATTATTCGGGCTTTTCCTGCTAATGCAGCGGCAATCGTCACCTGGGAGTTGGCCATAAAACTATTAGGCATCAAACGCGACTAA
- the LOC137726688 gene encoding dof zinc finger protein DOF1.4-like, whose protein sequence is MLSNCDHEKMALLISSTTNEWPQLQQDIQIDDIHHQKGLNNNNNNVRSSSTSSPANRIMEKPGQEQLQLQQQALKCPRCDSSNTKFCYYNNYSLSQPRHFCKACKRYWTRGGTLRNVPVGGGCRKNKRVKRPGSTSSTSSAMDGGATSSSSSVPSTTAAANNNTNPNSHPSHIDQINPLFYGLSSNPFMDTASGFDLHQLNHHAQLGLGFSSSSGTNMMSSDNYRNRFNPASSSSLPSNYSPMFSTSPSTTVPTMASVLASKFINGGAFKDIQARGPHQQNQYFQSLLPFEDLQIAAGNNGEAGGAVKDVKVEDHNGQNRLQWNNNNGSSHVNGNMNCQNQISEQMGLSDPTPYWNSSTLGSNWHDPANLGSSVSSLI, encoded by the exons ATGTTGAGCAACTGTGATCATGAGAAGATGGCTCTACTCATCTCTTCAACTACTAACGAATGGCCACAg TTGCAGCAGGACATTCAAATCGATGATATTCATCATCAAAAGGGCttgaacaacaacaacaataacgtTAGGTCTTCATCCACGTCTTCGCCGGCGAATCGGATAATGGAGAAACCAGGTCAAGAACAACTCCAGCTCCAACAGCAAGCCCTAAAGTGCCCTCGCTGCGATTCGTCAAACACTAAGTTCTGTTACTACAACAACTACAGCTTGTCTCAGCCGAGGCACTTCTGCAAGGCCTGCAAGCGCTACTGGACCCGAGGTGGGACCCTCCGCAACGTTCCGGTCGGTGGAGGGTGCCGAAAGAACAAGCGCGTAAAGAGGCCCGGCTCAACATCTTCAACATCATCAGCCATGGATGGAGGAGctacttcttcttcctcttcagtTCCTAGCACTACTGCTGCTGCTAATAATAATACAAACCCCAATTCACATCCATCCCACATCGATCAAATCAATCCGCTGTTTTATGGGTTGTCTAGTAACCCTTTTATGGATACTGCTTCAGGGTTTGATCTTCATCAGTTGAATCATCACGCTCAGCTGGGATTAGGGTTTTCATCATCCTCAGGTACTAATATGATGTCCAGTGATAATTATCGAAACCGGTTTAATCCTGCTTCGAGTTCATCACTTCCTTCCAATTATAGTCCCATGTTTAGTACTTCCCCATCCACCACAGTTCCAACTATGGCTTCTGTGCTTGCTTCTAAATTCATTAATGGCGGTGCTTTCAAAGATATTCAAGCTAGAGGGCCTCATCAGCAAAACCAGTACTTCCAGTCCTTACTACCCTTCGAAGATCTTCAAATAGCGGCAGGAAACAACGGCGAGGCTGGTGGTGCTGTGAAAGACGTGAAAGTAGAAGATCATAATGGCCAAAACAGGTTACAGTGGAATAATAACAATGGTAGCAGTCATGTGAATGGTAATATGAATTGCCAGAATCAGATCTCGGAGCAAATGGGGCTATCAGATCCTACTCCTTACTGGAACTCATCGACTCTCGGTTCTAATTGGCATGATCCAGCAAATCTTGGGTCCTCCGTCTCTTCACTGATCTAG
- the LOC137725854 gene encoding mitochondrial arginine transporter BAC1-like isoform X2, which yields MADNSGYKEYVAGLIAGVATVGIGHPFDTVKVKMQKHNTSAHGITYRNSLHCTARILRTEGIKGLYRGATSSFVGMAFESSLVFGMYSQIKQSLQGSAQGAGPQPQVIIPSAAFSGSVISFILCPSELVKCRMQIQGTDSMVPMSRRYGNPLDCVLTTVKNDGVRGIFRGGFTTLLRECIGNAVFFSVYEYVRYHMHLQLKSASTDHRNLIDVGVGIASGGLGVLVGCSTLGRGKNHNSDDYR from the exons atggCGGACAACTCTGGTTACAAGGAGTACGTTGCGGGCTTGATCGCCGGCGTGGCCACCGTTGGAATCGGCCATCCCTTTGACACCGTCAAG GTTAAGATGCAAAAACACAACACTTCAGCACACGGGATTACGTACAGGAATAGTTTGCATTGCACTGCAAGGATACTAAGGACTGAAGGT aTTAAAGGACTTTACAGAGGGGCAACATCATCTTTTGTGGGGATGGCTTTTGAGAGTTCACTTGTTTTCGGCATGTATTCCCAGATCAAACAGTCACTGCAG GGAAGTGCCCAAGGTGCAGGTCCACAGCCCCAAGTCATAATTCCATCTGCTGCTTTTAGTGGATCAGTCATCAGTTTTATATTATGCCCCTCGGAGCTGGTGAAG TGTAGGATGCAAATTCAAGGCACGGACTCTATGGTCCCAATGTCTAGAAGATATGGCAATCCTCTTGATTGTGTCCTTACAACTGTGAAAAATGATGGG GTTAGAGGAATTTTTCGAGGAGGTTTTACGACATTGTTAAGAGAATGTATTGGAAATGCGGTCTTCTTCAGCGTTTATGAGTATGTCCGCTATCACATGCATTTACAATTGAAATCTGCTTCAACTGACCACAGAAACTTGATTGACGTGGGAGTTGGGATTGCTAGTGGTGGCCTTGGTG TTTTGGTTGGCTGTTCTACCCTTGGACGTGGCAAAAACCATAATTCAGACGACTACAGATAA
- the LOC137725855 gene encoding squamosa promoter-binding-like protein 3, whose translation MESGRAHGKKTWVKYKEEEEGEEEEEESRSGTPSIVDGEDERRDTVMMMNSTAPSPKGRRSGAGGSTAGPCCKVDSCNADLSDLKQYYRRHKVCDVHAKAPAVLMGGFLQRFCQQCSRFHSVSEFDDRKRSCRRRLAGHNTRRRKTSLQ comes from the exons ATGGAATCAGGCAGAGCTCATGGAAAGAAGACCTGGGTGAAATacaaggaagaggaggagggggaggaggaagaagaagaaagtaggAGTGGGACACCATCAATAGTGGATGGTGAGGATGAGAGGAGAGATacagtgatgatgatgaatagTACTGCTCCTTCTCCAAAAGGGAGAAGATCTGGTGCAGGAGGGTCTACAGCAGGGCCATGTTGTAAGGTAGATAGTTGCAATGCTGATTTGAGTGATTTAAAGCAATACTACCGCCGCCACAAGGTCTGTGATGTTCATGCCAAGGCTCCGGCGGTGCTCATGGGTGGATTCCTGCAGCGCTTTTGCCAGCAGTGTAGTAG GTTTCACAGCGTATCGGAGTTTGATGACCGTAAAAGGAGTTGTCGCCGGCGATTAGCTGGACACAATACGCGGCGTCGGAAAACATCCCTACAATAA
- the LOC137727086 gene encoding squamosa promoter-binding-like protein 3: MESGRAHGKSTLVKSEEEEEEEEEEEEEEEEEEEEEEEEEEEEEESRSGTPSIVDGEDERRDTVMMMNSTAPSPTGRRSGAGGSTAGPCCKVDSCNADLSDLKQYYRRHKVCDVHAKAPAVLMGGFRQRFCQQCSRFHCLSEFDDRKRSCRRRLAGHNERRRKTSLQ, translated from the exons ATGGAATCAGGCAGAGCTCATGGAAAGAGTACCTTGGTGAAGTccgaggaagaggaggaggaggaggaagaggaagaggaggaggaggaggaggaagaggaagaggaggaggaggaggaagaagaagaagaagagagtaGGAGTGGGACACCATCAATAGTGGATGGTGAGGATGAGAGGAGAGATacagtgatgatgatgaatagTACTGCTCCTTCTCCTACAGGGAGAAGATCTGGTGCAGGAGGGTCTACAGCAGGGCCATGTTGTAAGGTAGATAGTTGCAATGCTGATTTGAGCGATTTAAAGCAATACTACCGCCGCCACAAGGTCTGTGATGTTCATGCCAAGGCTCCGGCGGTGCTCATGGGTGGATTCCGGCAGCGTTTTTGCCAGCAGTGTAGCAG GTTTCACTGCCTATCGGAGTTTGATGACCGTAAAAGGAGTTGTCGCCGGCGATTAGCTGGACACAATGAGCGGCGTCGGAAAACCTCCCTACAATAA